A section of the Telopea speciosissima isolate NSW1024214 ecotype Mountain lineage chromosome 3, Tspe_v1, whole genome shotgun sequence genome encodes:
- the LOC122653984 gene encoding homeobox protein knotted-1-like 6: protein MEGMYGLQPSLDYTEQTSLSPDNMVSAADYQSLLSSGALGSDRIPIFGADQLFSAAAFTPHEIQTRGSGVVVGGGGEEMSSVIKAKIASHPRYPRLLEAYIDCQKVGAPPEIACLLDEIRRENDVCKRNAATASTCVGVDPELDEFMEMYCDMLVKYKSDLARPFDEATSFLNKIEIQLSNLCKGVSRSSVSDEIAGSSDDDFSGGEMEVQEVQRRAEDRELKDKLLRKYSGCISSLKQEFSKKKKKGKLPREARQTLLDWWNFHYKWPYPTEADKIALAESTGLDQKQINNWFINQRKRHWRPSENMQFAIVDSLSGPLFMGD, encoded by the exons ATGGAGGGAATGTACGGACTCCAACCGAGTCTGGATTACACGGAGCAGACGTCGTTGTCGCCGGATAATATGGTTTCAGCGGCGGATTACCAGAGTTTGCTTAGTAGCGGAGCACTTGGAAGCGATCGAATTCCGATCTTTGGAGCGGATCAGTTGTTTTCGGCGGCAGCTTTTACGCCTCATGAAATTCAAACAAGAGGAAGTGGTGTTGTtgttggaggaggaggagaagaaatgtcaaGTGTGATAAAGGCGAAAATCGCATCTCATCCTCGGTATCCAAGACTCCTTGAAGCTTACATCGATTGTCAGAAG GTAGGAGCGCCTCCGGAGATAGCGTGCCTATTAGACGAAATCCGGCGAGAAAATGACGTCTGCAAGAGAAACGCTGCTACTGCTTCCACTTGCGTAGGCGTTGATCCCGAGCTCGACGAATtcatg gaaATGTACTGTGATATGTTGGTGAAATATAAATCTGATCTCGCAAGGCCTTTTGATGAAGCTACCTCCTTCTTGAACAAGATTGAAATACAGCTCAGCAATCTTTGCAAGGGTGTTTCTAGAAGCTCAGTTTCGG ATGAAATTGCTGGATCATCTGATGACGATTTTAGTGGCGGAGAGATGGAGGTTCAGGAGGTCCAGCGAAGAGCTGAGGATCGAGAGCTTAAGGATAAACTCTTACGCAAGTATAGTGGTTGTATTAGTAGCTTGAAGCAGgaattttcaaagaaaaagaagaaaggaaaactgCCTAGAGAAGCAAGGCAAACACTGCTCGACTGGTGGAATTTTCACTACAAATGGCCGTACCCAACG GAGGCTGATAAGATTGCACTAGCTGAGTCGACAGGCCTCGACCAAAAGCAAATAAACAATTGGTTTATAAACCAGCGGAAGCGGCACTGGAGACCATCCGAAAACATGCAGTTTGCTATTGTGGACAGTCTTTCTGGACCCCTTTTTATGGGTGACTGA
- the LOC122654305 gene encoding diphthine methyltransferase — MDVAHCYLDGNADAVEFCPHQSFHHLLAASTYTLQEGVQPSRSGSISLFSVDANACSLNLLHRVETAGIFDIKWSPIEIGAGPLLGQADADGYLRLHSLEHSLDGPETRGHVLREVGGENVSSSMCLCLDWNASASSISLGISDGSISVVTLGEAQLQKQQAWQAHEFEVWATSFDIHQPQLVYSGSDDCKFSCWDLRENPSQLVFQNTRIHKMGVCCITNSSRDCNTVLTGSYDEYLRVWDLRSISKPLNEIAIGLGGGVWRIKQHPSVPDLILAACMHNGFAIVKVREESAELVETYVKHDSLAYGADWQRGESSDKSGRGKGSSTVATCSFYDRLLRIWMPKTQMVT, encoded by the exons ATGGATGTGGCACATTGCTATCTAGATGGCAATGCTGATGCGGTTGAGTTTTGCCCACATCAATCCTTCCACCATCTTCTAGCTGCTTCAACATACACATTACAAGAGGGTGTTCAGCCGAGTCGGTCAGGAAGCATATCCCTTTTCTCTGTCGATGCCAATGCTTGCAGTCTTAACTTGCTCCATCGTGTAGAAACTGCTGGCATCTTTGATATAAAATGGAGCCCCATCGAAATTGGTGCGGGTCCCCTGTTAGGGCAAGCTGATGCTGATGGTTACCTGAGACTTCATAGTTTGGAACACAGTTTGGATGGACCAGAAACTAGAG GGCATGTTCTGAGAGAAGTTGGTGGAGAAAATGTTAGTTCTTCGATGTGCCTGTGCCTAGACTGGAATGCATCAGCCTCATCCATCTCCCTTGGGATTTCAGATGGTTCCATCTCAGTAGTCACCCTTGGAGAGGCCCAACTACAGAAACAACAAGCTTGGCAGGCACATGAATTTGAGGTCTGGGCTACATCTTTCGATATCCATCAACCACAATTGGTGTACTCTGGCTCGGATGACTGTAAATTCAGTTGTTGGGATTTGCGGGAGAACCCTTCACAGTTGGTGTTTCAAAATACCAGAATTCATAAGATGGGTGTTTGTTGCATTACAAACAGTTCCAGGGATTGCAATACAGTGCTCACTGGGAGCTATGATGAGTAccttagggtttgggatttacgATCAATATCTAAGCCTCTAAATGAGATCGCAATTGGTTTAGGAGGAGGAGTTTGGAGAATAAAGCAGCACCCTTCAGTTCCAGACTTGATATTAGCTGCATGTATGCACAATGGATTTGCAATTGTGAAAGTTAGAGAGGAAAGTGCTGAATTAGTGGAGACATATGTCAAGCATGACTCTCTGGCATACGGAGCAGATTGGCAACGCGGAGAATCAAGTGATAAAAGTGGAAGAGGAAAAGGGTCCTCCACAGTAGCTACTTGTTCATTTTATGATCGCCTTCTTCGAATTTGGATGCCTAAAACTCAGATGGTTACATGA